A region of Toxotes jaculatrix isolate fToxJac2 chromosome 23, fToxJac2.pri, whole genome shotgun sequence DNA encodes the following proteins:
- the supt16h gene encoding FACT complex subunit SPT16 isoform X2 — protein MAVNLDKEAYYRRIKRLYSNWKKGEDEFGKVDAIVVSVGVDEEIVYAKSTAIQTWLFGYELTDTIMVFCDTKILFLASKKKVDFLKQVAITKGNENANGVPPITLLTREKNESNKANFDKMIEAIRGSKEGKTVGVFSKDKFPGEYMKSWNDTITAEGLEKVDISAVVAYTMAVKEDGELGLMKKAASITSEVYSKFFKERVMEIVDADEKVRHSKLAESVEKAIEEKKYLGGADPSTVEMCYPPIIQSGGNYSLKFSVVSDKNHMHFGAITCAMGIRYKSYCSNLVRTLMVDPPQEMQDNYNFLLQVEEELLKELKHGVKICDAYSAVLEYVKKEKSDLVSKLTKNLGFAMGIEFREGSLVLNAKNQYKLKKGMVLSISLGFADLVNKDGKKEEQKKYALFIGDTVQINEEEAATILTPVKKKIKNVGIFLKNDDEEDEEEDGDDAEELLGKGARSAALLADRTRLLGKNEMTAEEKRRAHQKELASHLNEEARRRLTEQKGEQQIQKARKSNVSYKNVSQMPREKDIRDMKIFIDKKYETVVMPVFGIATPFHIATIKNISMSVEGDYTYLRINFYVPGSSLGRQEGNIFPNPDATFVKEITYRASNLKAPGDTSVPSTNLQNAFRIIKEVQKRYKTREAEEKEKEGIVKQDSLVINLNRSNPKLKDLYIRPNIAQKRMQGSLEAHTNGFRFTSVRGDKVDILYNNIKHAIFQPCDGEMIIVLHFHLKNAIMFGKRRHTDVQFYTEVGEITTDLGKHQHMHDRDDLYAEQMEREMRHKLKSAFKNFIEKVETLTKEELEFEVPFRDLGFQGAPYRSTCLLQPTSSSLVNVTEWPPFVVTLDEVELVHFERVQFHLKNFDVVIVYKDYNKKVTMINAVPVNSLDPIKEWLNSCDIKYTEGVQSLNWTKIMKTIVDDPEGFFEQGGWSFLDPESEGSGAEEDSESEMEDETFNPSADEEEEEEEDSDEDYSSETEDSDYSASLGSEEESGKDWDELEEEARKADRESHYEDEDTSNRKRKVRSSAPPSKKKRRS, from the exons ATGGCGGTAAACCTGGACAAGGAAGCGTACTACCGCCGGATCAAGAGATTATACAGCAACTGGAAG AAAGGAGAGGATGAGTTTGGCAAAGTCGATGCCATCGTGGTGTCCGTTGGCGTGGACGAGGAGATTGTGTACGCCAAATCCACAGCTATACAG acctGGCTCTTTGGCTATGAGTTGACAGACACCATCATGGTGTTCTGTGACACCAAAATACTCTTCCTCGCCAGCAAAAAGAAGGTGGATTTCCTCAAACAGGTGGCCATAACGAAGGGCAACGAGAACGCCAATGGTGTCCCGCCGATCACCCTGCTGACCAGAGAAAAA AATGAAAGTAACAAGGCCAACTTCGACAAGATGATTGAGGCGATCCGAGGCAGTAAAGAAGGCAAGACTGTGGGTGTCTTCAGCAAGGACAAGTTCCCTGGGGAGTACATGAAGAGCTGGAACGACACGATCACTGCTGAGGGACTGGAGAAG GTGGACATCAGCGCTGTGGTCGCGTACACGATGGCGGTGAAGGAAGACGGGGAACTTGGCCTGATGAAGAAGGCAGCATCCATCACCAGCGAGGTTTACTCCAAGTTCTTCAAAGAGCGCGTCATGGAGATCGTTGATGCAGACGAG AAAGTGCGTCACAGTAAGCTGGCCGAGTCGGTGGAGAAGGCCATCGAGGAGAAGAAGTACCTGGGTGGTGCTGATCCCTCCACGGTGGAGATGTGTTATCCTCCCATCATCCAGAGCGGAGGAAACTATAGCCTCAAGTTCAGCGTTGTCAG TGACAAGAACCACATGCACTTCGGTGCCATCACGTGTGCCATGGGGATCCGCTACAAGTCATACTGCTCCAACCTGGTGCGAACCCTCATGGTGGACCCCCCTCAGGAGATGCAGGACAACTACAACTTcctgctgcaggtggaggaggagctgctcaaAGAGCTCAAACACG GTGTAAAAATCTGCGACGCCTACAGCGCTGTTTTGGAGTATGTGAAGAAGGAGAAGTCAGACCTTGTGTCAAAGCTGACCAAAAACCTCGg CTTTGCAATGGGAATTGAGTTCAGAGAAGGCTCTTTGGTTTTGAACGCGAAAAACCAGTACAAACTGAAAAAAG GCATGGTGTTGAGTATCAGTTTGGGTTTCGCTGACCTTGTGAATAAAGATggcaaaaaggaagagcagaaaAAGTATGCCCTGTTCATTGGCGACACAGTACAGATCAATGAG GAGGAGGCCGCCACGATTCTGAcaccagtgaagaagaagataaaaaatgTGGGAATCTTTTTGAAG aatgacgatgaagaggatgaggaagaggacggCGACGACGCAGAGGAGCTGTTGGGGAAGGGAGCTCGGAGCGCAGCGCTGCTCGCAGACAGAACcaga CTACTTGGAAAG AACGAGATGACGGCGGAGGAGAAGAGGCGGGCTCACCAGAAGGAGTTGGCCAGTCATTTGAACGAAGAAGCCAGGCGCCGTCTGACAGAGCAGAAAGGAGAGCAGCAGATTCAGAA ggCCAGAAAATCTAACGTGTCCTATAAGAACGTCTCCCAGATGCCCAGAGAAAAAGACATCAGAGACATGAAGATCTTCATTGACAAGAAATACGAGACTGTCGTCATGCCTGTTTTTGGTATCGCCACACCGTTCCACATCGCTACCATCAAG AACATCAGCATGTCTGTAGAAGGAGACTACACCTACCTGAGGATCAACTTCTACGTCCCTGGCAGCTCTCTGGGACGACAGGAGGGAAATATCTTCCCCAACCCTGACGCCACGTTTGTCAAAGAGAT CACGTATCGAGCGTCCAACCTGAAGGCTCCTGGCGACACGTCGGTGCCCTCCACCAACCTGCAGAACGCTTTCCGCATCATCAAGGAGGTGCAGAAACGCTACAAGACGCGAGAGGccgaagagaaggagaaggagggcaTCGTCAAGCAAGATTCGCTGGTCATCAACCTCAACCGCAGCAACCCCAAGCTCAAAGACCTCTACATCAGACCCAACATCGCACAGAAGAGGATGCAGGGCTCGCTGGAGGCACATACCAATG GTTTTCGTTTCACGTCAGTCCGCGGTGACAAAGTGGACATCCTTTACAACAACATCAAACACGCCATCTTTCAGCCGTGTGACGGGGAGATGATCATTGTACTGCACTTCCACCTCAAG AACGCCATCATGTTTGGAAAGAGACGCCACACAGATGTCCAGTTCTACACGGAGGTCGGGGAGATCACTACAGACTTGGGCAAACACCAACACATGCACGACCGAGACGACCTGTACGCCGAGCAGATGGAGCGGGAGATGAGGCACAAGCTCAAGTCGGCCTTCAAGAACTTCATCGAGAAGGTGGAGACGCTGACGAAAGAGGAGCTGGAGTTCGAGGTGCCCTTCAGAGACCTGGG GTTCCAGGGTGCCCCCTACAGGAGTACCTGCCTGCTACAACCCACGTCCAGTTCCCTTGTCAATGTTACTGAATGG CCGCCATTTGTCGTGACGCTGGACGAGGTGGAGTTGGTCCACTTTGAGCGTGTGCAGTTCCACCTGAAGAACTTTGATGTGGTCATCGTCTACAAGGACTACAACAAGAAGGTCACAATGATCAACGCCGTGCCCGTCAACTCCCTCGACCCCATCAAGGAGTGGCTCAA ctCGTGTGACATTAAGTACACGGAGGGAGTCCAGTCTCTGAACTGGACCAAGATCATGAAGACCATCGTCGATGATCCCGAGGGCTTCTTCGAGCAGGGAGGCTGGTCTTTCTTAGACCCAGAGAGCGAG GGAAGTGGCGCCGAGGAAGATTCAGAGTCCGAAATGGAGGATGAGACGTTCAACCCGTCTGcagacgaggaggaagaggaggaagaagacagtGATGAGGATTacagctcagagacagaggactccg ATTACAGTGCGTCACTGGGCAGTGAGGAGGAGAGCGGTAAAGACTGGGATGAGCTGGAGGAAGAAGCCAGGAAAG CTGACAGAGAGAGTCACTACGAGGACGAGGACACCtccaacaggaagaggaaggtcCGGTCATCGGCCCCGCCCAGCAAGAAGAAGCGACGGTCCTAA
- the supt16h gene encoding FACT complex subunit SPT16 isoform X3: MAVNLDKEAYYRRIKRLYSNWKKGEDEFGKVDAIVVSVGVDEEIVYAKSTAIQTWLFGYELTDTIMVFCDTKILFLASKKKVDFLKQVAITKGNENANGVPPITLLTREKNESNKANFDKMIEAIRGSKEGKTVGVFSKDKFPGEYMKSWNDTITAEGLEKVDISAVVAYTMAVKEDGELGLMKKAASITSEVYSKFFKERVMEIVDADEKVRHSKLAESVEKAIEEKKYLGGADPSTVEMCYPPIIQSGGNYSLKFSVVSDKNHMHFGAITCAMGIRYKSYCSNLVRTLMVDPPQEMQDNYNFLLQVEEELLKELKHGVKICDAYSAVLEYVKKEKSDLVSKLTKNLGFAMGIEFREGSLVLNAKNQYKLKKGMVLSISLGFADLVNKDGKKEEQKKYALFIGDTVQINEEEAATILTPVKKKIKNVGIFLKNDDEEDEEEDGDDAEELLGKGARSAALLADRTRNEMTAEEKRRAHQKELASHLNEEARRRLTEQKGEQQIQKARKSNVSYKNVSQMPREKDIRDMKIFIDKKYETVVMPVFGIATPFHIATIKNISMSVEGDYTYLRINFYVPGSSLGRQEGNIFPNPDATFVKEITYRASNLKAPGDTSVPSTNLQNAFRIIKEVQKRYKTREAEEKEKEGIVKQDSLVINLNRSNPKLKDLYIRPNIAQKRMQGSLEAHTNGFRFTSVRGDKVDILYNNIKHAIFQPCDGEMIIVLHFHLKNAIMFGKRRHTDVQFYTEVGEITTDLGKHQHMHDRDDLYAEQMEREMRHKLKSAFKNFIEKVETLTKEELEFEVPFRDLGFQGAPYRSTCLLQPTSSSLVNVTEWPPFVVTLDEVELVHFERVQFHLKNFDVVIVYKDYNKKVTMINAVPVNSLDPIKEWLNSCDIKYTEGVQSLNWTKIMKTIVDDPEGFFEQGGWSFLDPESEHQGSGAEEDSESEMEDETFNPSADEEEEEEEDSDEDYSSETEDSDYSASLGSEEESGKDWDELEEEARKADRESHYEDEDTSNRKRKVRSSAPPSKKKRRS; the protein is encoded by the exons ATGGCGGTAAACCTGGACAAGGAAGCGTACTACCGCCGGATCAAGAGATTATACAGCAACTGGAAG AAAGGAGAGGATGAGTTTGGCAAAGTCGATGCCATCGTGGTGTCCGTTGGCGTGGACGAGGAGATTGTGTACGCCAAATCCACAGCTATACAG acctGGCTCTTTGGCTATGAGTTGACAGACACCATCATGGTGTTCTGTGACACCAAAATACTCTTCCTCGCCAGCAAAAAGAAGGTGGATTTCCTCAAACAGGTGGCCATAACGAAGGGCAACGAGAACGCCAATGGTGTCCCGCCGATCACCCTGCTGACCAGAGAAAAA AATGAAAGTAACAAGGCCAACTTCGACAAGATGATTGAGGCGATCCGAGGCAGTAAAGAAGGCAAGACTGTGGGTGTCTTCAGCAAGGACAAGTTCCCTGGGGAGTACATGAAGAGCTGGAACGACACGATCACTGCTGAGGGACTGGAGAAG GTGGACATCAGCGCTGTGGTCGCGTACACGATGGCGGTGAAGGAAGACGGGGAACTTGGCCTGATGAAGAAGGCAGCATCCATCACCAGCGAGGTTTACTCCAAGTTCTTCAAAGAGCGCGTCATGGAGATCGTTGATGCAGACGAG AAAGTGCGTCACAGTAAGCTGGCCGAGTCGGTGGAGAAGGCCATCGAGGAGAAGAAGTACCTGGGTGGTGCTGATCCCTCCACGGTGGAGATGTGTTATCCTCCCATCATCCAGAGCGGAGGAAACTATAGCCTCAAGTTCAGCGTTGTCAG TGACAAGAACCACATGCACTTCGGTGCCATCACGTGTGCCATGGGGATCCGCTACAAGTCATACTGCTCCAACCTGGTGCGAACCCTCATGGTGGACCCCCCTCAGGAGATGCAGGACAACTACAACTTcctgctgcaggtggaggaggagctgctcaaAGAGCTCAAACACG GTGTAAAAATCTGCGACGCCTACAGCGCTGTTTTGGAGTATGTGAAGAAGGAGAAGTCAGACCTTGTGTCAAAGCTGACCAAAAACCTCGg CTTTGCAATGGGAATTGAGTTCAGAGAAGGCTCTTTGGTTTTGAACGCGAAAAACCAGTACAAACTGAAAAAAG GCATGGTGTTGAGTATCAGTTTGGGTTTCGCTGACCTTGTGAATAAAGATggcaaaaaggaagagcagaaaAAGTATGCCCTGTTCATTGGCGACACAGTACAGATCAATGAG GAGGAGGCCGCCACGATTCTGAcaccagtgaagaagaagataaaaaatgTGGGAATCTTTTTGAAG aatgacgatgaagaggatgaggaagaggacggCGACGACGCAGAGGAGCTGTTGGGGAAGGGAGCTCGGAGCGCAGCGCTGCTCGCAGACAGAACcaga AACGAGATGACGGCGGAGGAGAAGAGGCGGGCTCACCAGAAGGAGTTGGCCAGTCATTTGAACGAAGAAGCCAGGCGCCGTCTGACAGAGCAGAAAGGAGAGCAGCAGATTCAGAA ggCCAGAAAATCTAACGTGTCCTATAAGAACGTCTCCCAGATGCCCAGAGAAAAAGACATCAGAGACATGAAGATCTTCATTGACAAGAAATACGAGACTGTCGTCATGCCTGTTTTTGGTATCGCCACACCGTTCCACATCGCTACCATCAAG AACATCAGCATGTCTGTAGAAGGAGACTACACCTACCTGAGGATCAACTTCTACGTCCCTGGCAGCTCTCTGGGACGACAGGAGGGAAATATCTTCCCCAACCCTGACGCCACGTTTGTCAAAGAGAT CACGTATCGAGCGTCCAACCTGAAGGCTCCTGGCGACACGTCGGTGCCCTCCACCAACCTGCAGAACGCTTTCCGCATCATCAAGGAGGTGCAGAAACGCTACAAGACGCGAGAGGccgaagagaaggagaaggagggcaTCGTCAAGCAAGATTCGCTGGTCATCAACCTCAACCGCAGCAACCCCAAGCTCAAAGACCTCTACATCAGACCCAACATCGCACAGAAGAGGATGCAGGGCTCGCTGGAGGCACATACCAATG GTTTTCGTTTCACGTCAGTCCGCGGTGACAAAGTGGACATCCTTTACAACAACATCAAACACGCCATCTTTCAGCCGTGTGACGGGGAGATGATCATTGTACTGCACTTCCACCTCAAG AACGCCATCATGTTTGGAAAGAGACGCCACACAGATGTCCAGTTCTACACGGAGGTCGGGGAGATCACTACAGACTTGGGCAAACACCAACACATGCACGACCGAGACGACCTGTACGCCGAGCAGATGGAGCGGGAGATGAGGCACAAGCTCAAGTCGGCCTTCAAGAACTTCATCGAGAAGGTGGAGACGCTGACGAAAGAGGAGCTGGAGTTCGAGGTGCCCTTCAGAGACCTGGG GTTCCAGGGTGCCCCCTACAGGAGTACCTGCCTGCTACAACCCACGTCCAGTTCCCTTGTCAATGTTACTGAATGG CCGCCATTTGTCGTGACGCTGGACGAGGTGGAGTTGGTCCACTTTGAGCGTGTGCAGTTCCACCTGAAGAACTTTGATGTGGTCATCGTCTACAAGGACTACAACAAGAAGGTCACAATGATCAACGCCGTGCCCGTCAACTCCCTCGACCCCATCAAGGAGTGGCTCAA ctCGTGTGACATTAAGTACACGGAGGGAGTCCAGTCTCTGAACTGGACCAAGATCATGAAGACCATCGTCGATGATCCCGAGGGCTTCTTCGAGCAGGGAGGCTGGTCTTTCTTAGACCCAGAGAGCGAG CATCAGGGAAGTGGCGCCGAGGAAGATTCAGAGTCCGAAATGGAGGATGAGACGTTCAACCCGTCTGcagacgaggaggaagaggaggaagaagacagtGATGAGGATTacagctcagagacagaggactccg ATTACAGTGCGTCACTGGGCAGTGAGGAGGAGAGCGGTAAAGACTGGGATGAGCTGGAGGAAGAAGCCAGGAAAG CTGACAGAGAGAGTCACTACGAGGACGAGGACACCtccaacaggaagaggaaggtcCGGTCATCGGCCCCGCCCAGCAAGAAGAAGCGACGGTCCTAA
- the supt16h gene encoding FACT complex subunit SPT16 isoform X1, with the protein MAVNLDKEAYYRRIKRLYSNWKKGEDEFGKVDAIVVSVGVDEEIVYAKSTAIQTWLFGYELTDTIMVFCDTKILFLASKKKVDFLKQVAITKGNENANGVPPITLLTREKNESNKANFDKMIEAIRGSKEGKTVGVFSKDKFPGEYMKSWNDTITAEGLEKVDISAVVAYTMAVKEDGELGLMKKAASITSEVYSKFFKERVMEIVDADEKVRHSKLAESVEKAIEEKKYLGGADPSTVEMCYPPIIQSGGNYSLKFSVVSDKNHMHFGAITCAMGIRYKSYCSNLVRTLMVDPPQEMQDNYNFLLQVEEELLKELKHGVKICDAYSAVLEYVKKEKSDLVSKLTKNLGFAMGIEFREGSLVLNAKNQYKLKKGMVLSISLGFADLVNKDGKKEEQKKYALFIGDTVQINEEEAATILTPVKKKIKNVGIFLKNDDEEDEEEDGDDAEELLGKGARSAALLADRTRLLGKNEMTAEEKRRAHQKELASHLNEEARRRLTEQKGEQQIQKARKSNVSYKNVSQMPREKDIRDMKIFIDKKYETVVMPVFGIATPFHIATIKNISMSVEGDYTYLRINFYVPGSSLGRQEGNIFPNPDATFVKEITYRASNLKAPGDTSVPSTNLQNAFRIIKEVQKRYKTREAEEKEKEGIVKQDSLVINLNRSNPKLKDLYIRPNIAQKRMQGSLEAHTNGFRFTSVRGDKVDILYNNIKHAIFQPCDGEMIIVLHFHLKNAIMFGKRRHTDVQFYTEVGEITTDLGKHQHMHDRDDLYAEQMEREMRHKLKSAFKNFIEKVETLTKEELEFEVPFRDLGFQGAPYRSTCLLQPTSSSLVNVTEWPPFVVTLDEVELVHFERVQFHLKNFDVVIVYKDYNKKVTMINAVPVNSLDPIKEWLNSCDIKYTEGVQSLNWTKIMKTIVDDPEGFFEQGGWSFLDPESEHQGSGAEEDSESEMEDETFNPSADEEEEEEEDSDEDYSSETEDSDYSASLGSEEESGKDWDELEEEARKADRESHYEDEDTSNRKRKVRSSAPPSKKKRRS; encoded by the exons ATGGCGGTAAACCTGGACAAGGAAGCGTACTACCGCCGGATCAAGAGATTATACAGCAACTGGAAG AAAGGAGAGGATGAGTTTGGCAAAGTCGATGCCATCGTGGTGTCCGTTGGCGTGGACGAGGAGATTGTGTACGCCAAATCCACAGCTATACAG acctGGCTCTTTGGCTATGAGTTGACAGACACCATCATGGTGTTCTGTGACACCAAAATACTCTTCCTCGCCAGCAAAAAGAAGGTGGATTTCCTCAAACAGGTGGCCATAACGAAGGGCAACGAGAACGCCAATGGTGTCCCGCCGATCACCCTGCTGACCAGAGAAAAA AATGAAAGTAACAAGGCCAACTTCGACAAGATGATTGAGGCGATCCGAGGCAGTAAAGAAGGCAAGACTGTGGGTGTCTTCAGCAAGGACAAGTTCCCTGGGGAGTACATGAAGAGCTGGAACGACACGATCACTGCTGAGGGACTGGAGAAG GTGGACATCAGCGCTGTGGTCGCGTACACGATGGCGGTGAAGGAAGACGGGGAACTTGGCCTGATGAAGAAGGCAGCATCCATCACCAGCGAGGTTTACTCCAAGTTCTTCAAAGAGCGCGTCATGGAGATCGTTGATGCAGACGAG AAAGTGCGTCACAGTAAGCTGGCCGAGTCGGTGGAGAAGGCCATCGAGGAGAAGAAGTACCTGGGTGGTGCTGATCCCTCCACGGTGGAGATGTGTTATCCTCCCATCATCCAGAGCGGAGGAAACTATAGCCTCAAGTTCAGCGTTGTCAG TGACAAGAACCACATGCACTTCGGTGCCATCACGTGTGCCATGGGGATCCGCTACAAGTCATACTGCTCCAACCTGGTGCGAACCCTCATGGTGGACCCCCCTCAGGAGATGCAGGACAACTACAACTTcctgctgcaggtggaggaggagctgctcaaAGAGCTCAAACACG GTGTAAAAATCTGCGACGCCTACAGCGCTGTTTTGGAGTATGTGAAGAAGGAGAAGTCAGACCTTGTGTCAAAGCTGACCAAAAACCTCGg CTTTGCAATGGGAATTGAGTTCAGAGAAGGCTCTTTGGTTTTGAACGCGAAAAACCAGTACAAACTGAAAAAAG GCATGGTGTTGAGTATCAGTTTGGGTTTCGCTGACCTTGTGAATAAAGATggcaaaaaggaagagcagaaaAAGTATGCCCTGTTCATTGGCGACACAGTACAGATCAATGAG GAGGAGGCCGCCACGATTCTGAcaccagtgaagaagaagataaaaaatgTGGGAATCTTTTTGAAG aatgacgatgaagaggatgaggaagaggacggCGACGACGCAGAGGAGCTGTTGGGGAAGGGAGCTCGGAGCGCAGCGCTGCTCGCAGACAGAACcaga CTACTTGGAAAG AACGAGATGACGGCGGAGGAGAAGAGGCGGGCTCACCAGAAGGAGTTGGCCAGTCATTTGAACGAAGAAGCCAGGCGCCGTCTGACAGAGCAGAAAGGAGAGCAGCAGATTCAGAA ggCCAGAAAATCTAACGTGTCCTATAAGAACGTCTCCCAGATGCCCAGAGAAAAAGACATCAGAGACATGAAGATCTTCATTGACAAGAAATACGAGACTGTCGTCATGCCTGTTTTTGGTATCGCCACACCGTTCCACATCGCTACCATCAAG AACATCAGCATGTCTGTAGAAGGAGACTACACCTACCTGAGGATCAACTTCTACGTCCCTGGCAGCTCTCTGGGACGACAGGAGGGAAATATCTTCCCCAACCCTGACGCCACGTTTGTCAAAGAGAT CACGTATCGAGCGTCCAACCTGAAGGCTCCTGGCGACACGTCGGTGCCCTCCACCAACCTGCAGAACGCTTTCCGCATCATCAAGGAGGTGCAGAAACGCTACAAGACGCGAGAGGccgaagagaaggagaaggagggcaTCGTCAAGCAAGATTCGCTGGTCATCAACCTCAACCGCAGCAACCCCAAGCTCAAAGACCTCTACATCAGACCCAACATCGCACAGAAGAGGATGCAGGGCTCGCTGGAGGCACATACCAATG GTTTTCGTTTCACGTCAGTCCGCGGTGACAAAGTGGACATCCTTTACAACAACATCAAACACGCCATCTTTCAGCCGTGTGACGGGGAGATGATCATTGTACTGCACTTCCACCTCAAG AACGCCATCATGTTTGGAAAGAGACGCCACACAGATGTCCAGTTCTACACGGAGGTCGGGGAGATCACTACAGACTTGGGCAAACACCAACACATGCACGACCGAGACGACCTGTACGCCGAGCAGATGGAGCGGGAGATGAGGCACAAGCTCAAGTCGGCCTTCAAGAACTTCATCGAGAAGGTGGAGACGCTGACGAAAGAGGAGCTGGAGTTCGAGGTGCCCTTCAGAGACCTGGG GTTCCAGGGTGCCCCCTACAGGAGTACCTGCCTGCTACAACCCACGTCCAGTTCCCTTGTCAATGTTACTGAATGG CCGCCATTTGTCGTGACGCTGGACGAGGTGGAGTTGGTCCACTTTGAGCGTGTGCAGTTCCACCTGAAGAACTTTGATGTGGTCATCGTCTACAAGGACTACAACAAGAAGGTCACAATGATCAACGCCGTGCCCGTCAACTCCCTCGACCCCATCAAGGAGTGGCTCAA ctCGTGTGACATTAAGTACACGGAGGGAGTCCAGTCTCTGAACTGGACCAAGATCATGAAGACCATCGTCGATGATCCCGAGGGCTTCTTCGAGCAGGGAGGCTGGTCTTTCTTAGACCCAGAGAGCGAG CATCAGGGAAGTGGCGCCGAGGAAGATTCAGAGTCCGAAATGGAGGATGAGACGTTCAACCCGTCTGcagacgaggaggaagaggaggaagaagacagtGATGAGGATTacagctcagagacagaggactccg ATTACAGTGCGTCACTGGGCAGTGAGGAGGAGAGCGGTAAAGACTGGGATGAGCTGGAGGAAGAAGCCAGGAAAG CTGACAGAGAGAGTCACTACGAGGACGAGGACACCtccaacaggaagaggaaggtcCGGTCATCGGCCCCGCCCAGCAAGAAGAAGCGACGGTCCTAA